A single Actinomadura algeriensis DNA region contains:
- a CDS encoding zinc-dependent metalloprotease: MIDWNVAVQAGTRLVRPGPQVSHAEAREVVAELRELSKLAHGHVREFTGMPSELDPDPATIVDRPGWIRANVDGFRVVLEPLMEQMSERRGPGPLGGAGNLVVDAVGSRVTGAQVGAILAYMASRVLGQYELFLPPDPDGRAPTGRLTLVAPNIVHVEQELRVDPRDFRLWVCLHEETHRAQFTAVPWLREYVQNQMTQFLLASDLDPGAMLDRIKDAAEAVADAVRGGESNLIDAIQSPEQREILDRLTAAMTLAEGHGDYVMDAVGPEVVPSVQQIRNRFQGRREGGSRMDKTIRRLLGLDLKMKQYAEGSRFVRRVVTEVGMSGFNKVWDSPESLPTHVEIKEPELWIERVVGPRAIDAVPPEANEA, translated from the coding sequence ATGATCGACTGGAATGTGGCGGTCCAGGCGGGGACCCGGCTCGTCCGTCCGGGACCGCAGGTCAGCCACGCCGAGGCCCGTGAGGTCGTGGCGGAACTGCGCGAACTGTCCAAGCTGGCGCACGGGCACGTGCGGGAGTTCACCGGCATGCCCTCCGAACTCGACCCCGATCCGGCGACGATCGTGGACAGGCCCGGCTGGATCCGGGCGAACGTGGACGGCTTCCGGGTGGTGCTCGAACCGCTCATGGAGCAGATGTCGGAACGGCGCGGGCCGGGGCCGCTCGGAGGTGCGGGCAACCTGGTCGTGGACGCCGTCGGGTCGCGCGTGACCGGGGCGCAGGTCGGCGCGATCCTCGCCTACATGGCGAGCCGTGTGCTGGGGCAGTACGAACTGTTCCTTCCGCCCGACCCGGACGGACGAGCCCCGACGGGGCGGCTCACGCTCGTCGCGCCCAACATCGTCCACGTGGAACAGGAACTCCGCGTAGACCCGCGTGACTTCCGCCTGTGGGTCTGCCTGCACGAGGAGACGCACCGTGCGCAGTTCACGGCCGTCCCGTGGCTGCGCGAGTACGTCCAGAATCAGATGACCCAGTTCCTCCTGGCCTCCGACCTCGACCCGGGCGCGATGCTCGACCGGATCAAGGACGCGGCGGAGGCCGTCGCGGACGCCGTCCGGGGCGGGGAGTCCAACCTCATCGACGCCATCCAGAGCCCGGAGCAGCGCGAGATCCTCGACCGGCTGACCGCGGCGATGACGCTCGCCGAGGGCCACGGCGACTACGTGATGGACGCGGTCGGCCCGGAGGTCGTGCCGTCGGTGCAGCAGATCCGGAACCGTTTCCAGGGGCGCCGTGAGGGCGGCAGCCGGATGGACAAGACGATCCGGCGGCTCCTCGGCCTCGACCTGAAGATGAAGCAGTACGCGGAGGGGTCGCGGTTCGTCCGCCGGGTGGTGACCGAGGTGGGCATGAGCGGCTTCAACAAGGTCTGGGACTCGCCCGAGAGCCTGCCGACGCACGTGGAGATCAAGGAACCCGAACTGTGGATCGAACGCGTCGTCGGCCCGCGCGCCATCGACGCCGTTCCGCCGGAGGCGAACGAGGCTTGA
- the tilS gene encoding tRNA lysidine(34) synthetase TilS, whose product MLTDLPSPDGPEDGPEGGPAGRPVGRPAGMVLAACSGGADSLALAGALAFVAPRLGIAAGAVTIDHGLQEGSGARADAVVRTLADLGLDPVGSVAVTVGTQGGMENAARDARYAALDDAALRLGASAVLLGHTLNDQAETVLLGLARGSGARSLSGMPPEFTRRAVAPSGRRDVSDVRYLRPLLELDRTTTRRACLAMGLEPWDDPHNDDPAYTRVRVRSDALPALEKALGPGVTEALARTARMLREDADVLDDLATRAYADLDAPEQGYAVAVRLDGLAELPRAVRTRVLRTAAVKAGSPPGTLAAVHVDAVDRLVTAWHGQRHVDLPGGLRACRRYGKLLFGPV is encoded by the coding sequence ATGCTGACGGACCTGCCGTCCCCGGACGGACCTGAGGACGGACCTGAGGGCGGACCTGCGGGACGGCCGGTCGGACGACCGGCGGGAATGGTGCTCGCCGCGTGCAGCGGTGGCGCGGACTCGCTGGCGCTCGCGGGGGCGCTCGCCTTCGTCGCTCCGAGGCTGGGCATTGCGGCGGGGGCCGTGACGATCGACCATGGCCTGCAAGAAGGGTCCGGCGCGCGCGCTGACGCCGTGGTGCGCACGCTCGCCGACTTGGGGTTGGATCCGGTCGGGTCTGTCGCCGTCACAGTGGGAACACAGGGCGGGATGGAGAATGCGGCTCGTGACGCCCGGTACGCGGCGTTGGACGATGCCGCACTTCGTCTGGGCGCCTCTGCGGTTCTCTTGGGACACACACTGAACGATCAGGCCGAGACGGTTCTGCTGGGGTTGGCGCGGGGATCGGGCGCACGATCGCTGTCCGGCATGCCGCCCGAGTTCACGCGCCGCGCCGTCGCACCGTCCGGCCGGCGGGACGTCTCGGACGTGCGCTACCTGCGCCCCCTGCTCGAGCTGGATCGGACGACCACACGCCGGGCCTGCCTGGCGATGGGGCTCGAACCCTGGGACGACCCCCACAACGACGATCCCGCCTACACGCGCGTGCGGGTACGAAGCGATGCCTTGCCTGCACTGGAAAAGGCTTTGGGGCCCGGTGTCACGGAGGCGCTGGCCCGCACGGCACGGATGCTGCGTGAGGACGCGGACGTCCTGGACGATCTGGCAACGCGCGCCTACGCGGACTTGGACGCCCCGGAACAGGGGTATGCCGTGGCCGTTCGGCTGGACGGCCTCGCGGAGTTGCCCAGGGCCGTCCGGACACGGGTACTGAGGACGGCCGCGGTCAAAGCGGGCAGCCCACCGGGTACGCTCGCGGCCGTCCATGTCGATGCGGTGGACCGGCTGGTCACGGCCTGGCACGGTCAGCGGCACGTCGACCTGCCCGGGGGGCTGAGGGCCTGCAGGCGGTATGGGAAGCTGCTGTTCGGCCCGGTCTGA
- the hpt gene encoding hypoxanthine phosphoribosyltransferase: MDEKDLGDDLAKVLIPEADLQAKVRELAGQIDADYAGRDLLLVGVLKGAVMIMADLARELHTPASMDWMAVSSYGSGTKSSGVVRILKDLDTDILDRDVLIVEDIVDSGLTLSWLVSNLRSRGPASLEICALLRKPEAVQADLDVKYIGFDIPNEFVIGYGLDYAERYRNLPFVGTLAPHVYGGDGA, encoded by the coding sequence GTGGACGAGAAGGACCTGGGCGACGACCTGGCGAAGGTGCTGATCCCGGAGGCCGACCTGCAGGCCAAGGTGCGGGAGCTCGCCGGGCAGATCGACGCCGATTACGCGGGCCGGGACCTGCTCCTCGTCGGTGTCCTCAAGGGCGCCGTCATGATCATGGCGGACCTCGCGCGGGAGCTGCACACGCCCGCGTCGATGGACTGGATGGCGGTTTCGTCGTACGGGTCCGGCACGAAGTCGTCCGGCGTCGTGCGGATCCTCAAGGACCTGGACACCGACATCCTCGACCGCGACGTCCTGATCGTGGAGGACATCGTCGACTCGGGGCTGACGCTGTCGTGGCTGGTCAGCAACCTGCGTTCGCGCGGGCCTGCGTCTCTGGAGATCTGCGCGCTGCTCCGCAAGCCGGAGGCGGTCCAGGCCGATCTGGACGTGAAGTACATCGGGTTCGACATCCCGAACGAGTTCGTCATCGGATACGGGCTCGACTATGCGGAGCGTTACCGCAACCTTCCGTTCGTGGGGACCCTCGCGCCCCACGTCTACGGCGGCGACGGGGCCTGA
- the ftsH gene encoding ATP-dependent zinc metalloprotease FtsH, whose protein sequence is MDVKRYFRGPLLWILLFGLLIALVMWGVNPGRSYEKVDTSKVVQEIAQGKVKSAKIIDKDQRIEVTLKSGEQQQASWVSGQGLELQNQLQKQAAAGTMPGGYDIEVPQQSMFVSLLFSLLPIVIIVLIFLFIMNQMQGGGSRVMNFGKSKAKLITKDTPKTTFADVAGAEEALEELEEIKDFLQNPAKFQSIGAKIPKGVLLYGPPGTGKTLLARAVAGEAGVPFYSISGSDFVEMFVGVGASRVRDLFEQAKTNAPSIIFIDEIDAVGRHRGAGLGGGHDEREQTLNQLLVEMDGFDVKGGVILIAATNRPDILDPALLRPGRFDRQVTVDRPDLEGRKGILRVHGRGKPFAPDVDLDVIARRTPGFTGADLSNVINEAALLTARFDRKLIDMDTLEESIDRVMAGPERKTRVMSEKEKKIIAYHEGGHALVAHALPNSDPVHKVTILPRGRALGYTMTLPMEDKFLTTRSEMTDQLAMLLGGRTAEELVFHEPTTGASNDIEKASSIARNMVTEYGMSERLGARKFGSGQGEVFLGRDMGHERDYSEDIASAIDDEVRRYIETAHDTAWEILTEYRDVLDELVVNLMEKETLSKDQVLQVFAPIQKRPHQNSYTGYGKRLPSDRPPVLTAKELALLGPQEVTDLTKGNGQGNGQSSVPGPETTDPLKGEG, encoded by the coding sequence ATGGACGTGAAGCGCTACTTTCGCGGGCCGCTGCTGTGGATCCTGCTGTTCGGCCTCTTGATCGCCCTCGTCATGTGGGGGGTCAACCCCGGCCGCTCGTACGAGAAGGTCGACACCTCCAAGGTGGTCCAGGAGATCGCCCAGGGCAAGGTGAAGTCCGCCAAGATCATCGACAAGGATCAGCGGATCGAGGTCACGCTCAAGAGCGGTGAACAGCAGCAGGCTTCCTGGGTCAGCGGCCAGGGGCTCGAGCTCCAGAACCAGCTGCAGAAGCAGGCCGCCGCGGGCACCATGCCGGGCGGCTACGACATCGAGGTCCCGCAGCAGAGCATGTTCGTCAGCCTGCTGTTCAGCCTGCTGCCGATCGTCATCATCGTGCTGATCTTCCTGTTCATCATGAACCAGATGCAGGGCGGCGGCTCCCGGGTGATGAACTTCGGCAAGTCGAAGGCCAAACTCATCACCAAGGACACCCCGAAGACGACGTTCGCCGACGTCGCCGGGGCCGAGGAGGCACTCGAGGAACTCGAGGAGATCAAGGACTTCCTGCAGAACCCGGCGAAGTTCCAGTCGATCGGCGCGAAGATTCCCAAGGGCGTCCTGCTGTACGGCCCGCCCGGCACCGGTAAGACGCTGCTGGCGCGCGCCGTGGCCGGTGAGGCCGGCGTGCCCTTCTACTCGATCTCCGGTTCGGACTTCGTCGAGATGTTCGTCGGCGTCGGCGCGTCCCGCGTCCGCGACCTGTTCGAGCAGGCCAAGACGAACGCGCCGTCGATCATCTTCATCGACGAGATCGACGCCGTCGGACGGCACCGCGGTGCGGGTCTCGGCGGCGGCCACGACGAGCGGGAGCAGACCCTCAACCAGCTGCTCGTCGAGATGGACGGCTTCGACGTCAAGGGCGGTGTCATCCTGATCGCCGCCACGAACCGTCCCGACATCCTGGACCCGGCGCTGCTGCGTCCCGGCCGGTTCGACCGCCAGGTCACCGTCGACCGTCCCGACCTGGAGGGCCGCAAGGGCATCCTGCGGGTGCACGGGCGCGGCAAGCCGTTCGCCCCGGACGTCGACCTCGACGTCATCGCGCGGCGCACCCCCGGGTTCACCGGCGCCGACCTGTCCAACGTGATCAACGAGGCGGCGCTGCTGACCGCGCGGTTCGACCGCAAGCTGATCGACATGGACACCCTCGAGGAGTCCATCGACCGCGTCATGGCCGGGCCGGAACGCAAGACCCGGGTGATGTCGGAGAAGGAAAAGAAGATCATCGCCTACCACGAGGGCGGGCACGCGCTGGTGGCGCACGCGCTGCCGAACTCCGACCCCGTGCACAAGGTGACGATCCTGCCTCGCGGCCGGGCCCTGGGCTACACCATGACCCTGCCGATGGAGGACAAGTTCCTCACGACGCGTTCGGAGATGACCGACCAGCTCGCGATGCTGCTTGGCGGCCGTACGGCCGAGGAGCTCGTGTTCCACGAGCCCACGACCGGCGCGTCCAACGACATCGAGAAGGCCAGCTCGATCGCGCGCAACATGGTGACCGAGTACGGCATGAGCGAGCGTCTGGGCGCCCGCAAGTTCGGCTCGGGTCAGGGCGAGGTCTTCCTCGGCCGCGACATGGGCCACGAGCGCGACTACTCCGAGGACATCGCGTCCGCGATCGACGACGAGGTCCGCCGCTACATCGAGACGGCGCACGACACCGCCTGGGAGATCCTCACCGAGTACCGGGACGTCCTGGACGAGCTCGTCGTGAACCTCATGGAGAAGGAGACCCTCTCGAAGGACCAGGTGCTGCAGGTCTTCGCGCCGATCCAGAAGAGGCCGCACCAGAACTCCTACACCGGGTACGGCAAGCGCCTCCCGTCGGACCGCCCGCCGGTGCTGACGGCCAAGGAGCTCGCCCTGCTCGGCCCGCAGGAGGTCACCGACCTCACCAAGGGGAACGGTCAGGGCAACGGGCAGAGCAGTGTGCCGGGTCCGGAGACGACCGACCCGCTCAAGGGCGAAGGCTGA
- the folE gene encoding GTP cyclohydrolase I FolE, translating into MTDPFDDAPLPDAPPGFDQGRIEKAVREILFAIGENPDRDGLRDTPARVARAYAEQFAGLRQSPEEALTTVFDAGHEEMVLVKDIGVYSVCEHHLVPFHGVAHVGYTPNEKGQITGLSKLARLVDVYARRPQVQERLTSQVADALMNVLSPRGAIVVIEAEHLCMTMRGVRKPGARTVTSAVRGDFRDHPETRAEAMSLILGRS; encoded by the coding sequence TTGACCGATCCGTTCGATGACGCTCCCCTGCCCGACGCGCCCCCCGGGTTCGATCAGGGCAGGATCGAGAAGGCCGTGCGCGAGATCCTGTTCGCGATCGGGGAGAACCCCGATCGCGACGGGCTCCGCGACACGCCCGCGCGCGTCGCGCGTGCGTACGCCGAGCAGTTCGCCGGCCTGAGGCAGAGCCCCGAAGAGGCGCTCACCACGGTGTTCGACGCCGGCCATGAGGAAATGGTCCTGGTGAAGGACATCGGGGTGTACAGCGTCTGCGAACACCACCTCGTCCCGTTCCATGGTGTGGCCCACGTCGGGTACACGCCGAACGAGAAGGGGCAGATCACCGGGCTGTCGAAGCTGGCCCGGCTGGTGGACGTGTACGCACGGCGGCCGCAGGTGCAGGAGCGTCTGACGAGCCAGGTCGCCGACGCGCTCATGAACGTCCTGTCGCCGCGCGGGGCGATCGTGGTGATCGAGGCCGAGCACCTGTGCATGACGATGCGGGGCGTGCGCAAGCCCGGCGCGCGGACGGTGACGTCCGCCGTCCGCGGCGACTTCCGCGATCACCCGGAGACGCGGGCCGAGGCGATGAGCCTGATTTTGGGCCGCTCCTGA